Proteins from a genomic interval of Methanofollis formosanus:
- a CDS encoding anaerobic sulfatase maturase, which produces MSPAPPAFHVLAKPVGAICNLACRYCFYLEKERLYPGSNFQMSEALLGEFLRQYIEGQQVLRVTIAWQGGEPTLMGLDFFRRSVELAERYKKPGMQVSHTIQTNGTLLDDDWCAFFREHNFLVGISIDGPKEVHDAYRVDRRGRGSFDRVMAGLRCLQEHKVEYNILCTVHAANGDHPLETYRFFRDEARAQYLQFIPIVEREDGPTVTDRSVDPVQWGRFLCTIFDEWVRRDVGEVFVQHFDTALAAWTGHPAGLCTFAPTCGAAVALEHNGDLYSCDHFVEPAYLLGNITKTPLAVLVGSENQQRFGREKQDGLPRCCRECPALFACRGGCPKNRFITTPDAEPGLNYLCEGYRIFFSHIDRPMRLMADLLRRGRTADGVMKVLAGEERARVGRNDPCPCGSGVKYKKCHGRRDG; this is translated from the coding sequence ATGAGTCCGGCACCGCCCGCCTTCCATGTGCTCGCCAAACCCGTCGGTGCGATCTGCAACCTCGCCTGCCGCTACTGCTTCTACCTCGAAAAAGAGAGACTCTATCCGGGCAGCAACTTCCAGATGAGCGAGGCGCTGCTGGGGGAGTTTCTCAGGCAGTACATCGAGGGCCAGCAGGTGCTGCGGGTGACTATCGCCTGGCAGGGGGGCGAACCGACGCTCATGGGGCTCGACTTCTTCCGCCGTTCGGTGGAACTGGCGGAGCGGTACAAAAAGCCCGGCATGCAGGTCTCCCATACCATCCAGACCAACGGCACGCTTCTTGACGACGATTGGTGCGCATTTTTCCGTGAGCACAATTTCCTCGTCGGCATCAGCATCGACGGCCCGAAGGAAGTGCACGATGCCTACCGGGTGGACCGGCGGGGGCGAGGATCCTTTGACCGGGTGATGGCCGGGCTCCGGTGCCTGCAGGAGCACAAGGTAGAGTACAACATCCTCTGCACGGTGCACGCCGCGAACGGCGACCACCCCCTTGAGACCTACCGCTTCTTCCGCGACGAGGCCAGGGCGCAGTATCTCCAGTTCATCCCCATCGTCGAACGGGAGGACGGGCCCACGGTCACCGACCGCTCGGTGGACCCGGTGCAATGGGGACGGTTCCTCTGCACCATCTTCGACGAGTGGGTGCGGCGGGACGTGGGGGAGGTCTTCGTGCAGCACTTCGACACGGCGCTCGCCGCATGGACGGGCCATCCCGCCGGCCTCTGCACCTTTGCACCGACCTGCGGGGCCGCGGTCGCACTGGAGCACAACGGCGACCTCTACTCCTGCGACCACTTCGTCGAACCGGCATATCTTCTCGGCAACATCACCAAGACACCCCTTGCCGTGCTCGTCGGTTCAGAGAACCAGCAACGGTTCGGGCGGGAGAAGCAGGACGGCCTTCCGCGGTGCTGCCGGGAATGCCCTGCCCTCTTCGCCTGCCGCGGCGGATGCCCGAAAAACCGTTTCATCACAACCCCGGACGCCGAACCCGGCCTCAACTACCTCTGCGAAGGGTACAGGATCTTTTTCTCCCATATCGACCGGCCGATGCGGCTGATGGCCGACCTCCTCAGGCGGGGACGCACCGCCGACGGCGTGATGAAGGTGCTCGCCGGAGAAGAACGAGCGAGAGTGGGGCGAAACGACCCCTGTCCGTGCGGGAGCGGGGTGAAATACAAGAAATGTCACGGGCGTCGTGATGGTTAA
- a CDS encoding metallophosphoesterase family protein, whose protein sequence is MMNVLLLADIHGQLGKMDAFLNLKPDFVIIAGDLTQFGPCDLVGKIGSFIDVPCFAVPGNCDPREICDAIERSECVNLHGASFTIGNVSMAGIGGSNPTPFDTPFELQEEEIERLIKRATAQMDRNVHNVLISHAPPHGALDLAGENHVGSTSVRDHLKEFDLVCCAHMHEHKGVVEVDGVRVVNPGPASEGNCAMLTFGDEPGEITIELLTV, encoded by the coding sequence ATGATGAATGTGTTATTGCTGGCTGATATCCATGGCCAGTTGGGCAAAATGGACGCGTTCCTGAACTTGAAGCCCGACTTTGTCATTATTGCCGGCGATCTCACGCAGTTCGGGCCGTGCGACCTGGTCGGCAAGATCGGGTCGTTCATCGACGTCCCCTGCTTTGCGGTCCCCGGCAACTGCGACCCTCGCGAGATCTGCGATGCAATCGAGCGTTCGGAGTGCGTCAACCTTCATGGGGCGAGTTTCACGATCGGAAACGTCTCGATGGCCGGGATCGGGGGGTCCAACCCGACACCCTTCGACACACCTTTCGAACTTCAGGAAGAAGAGATCGAGCGGCTGATAAAACGGGCCACCGCCCAGATGGACCGGAACGTCCACAACGTGCTCATCTCCCATGCCCCGCCGCACGGCGCCCTCGACCTGGCGGGCGAGAACCATGTCGGGAGCACGAGCGTCAGGGACCACCTCAAGGAGTTCGACCTGGTCTGCTGCGCCCACATGCACGAGCACAAGGGCGTCGTCGAGGTGGACGGGGTCAGGGTCGTCAACCCGGGCCCGGCCTCGGAGGGCAATTGCGCCATGCTCACCTTCGGCGACGAACCCGGCGAGATCACGATCGAACTGCTCACCGTGTGA
- a CDS encoding DUF126 domain-containing protein: protein MIVKGRGIAKGSASGRLLVSDAPLSFLSGVDPESGVIIEEGHPLQGQSIVGTVFAFPYGKGSTVGSYVMYALSRNEKAPAAIINTEAEPIIATGAIMSGIPMVDHLEVGLADLPDGAEVTVDGDEGTVAWDA from the coding sequence GTGATAGTCAAAGGAAGAGGTATTGCAAAGGGATCGGCATCAGGGAGATTGCTGGTCTCGGACGCACCGCTCTCGTTCTTGTCGGGCGTCGACCCGGAGAGCGGCGTGATCATCGAGGAGGGCCACCCCCTGCAGGGGCAGTCCATCGTCGGGACGGTCTTTGCCTTCCCGTACGGCAAAGGCTCGACGGTCGGTTCGTACGTGATGTATGCCCTCAGCAGAAACGAGAAGGCCCCGGCGGCCATCATCAACACCGAGGCCGAACCGATCATCGCCACCGGTGCGATCATGAGTGGGATCCCGATGGTCGACCACCTCGAGGTCGGACTCGCCGACCTGCCCGACGGGGCCGAGGTGACGGTCGACGGCGACGAGGGGACGGTCGCCTGGGACGCATGA
- a CDS encoding TIGR04013 family B12-binding domain/radical SAM domain-containing protein translates to MQVNWREITHARNSFAALYAACESEGFELEPVKAPVGDVTCYSLNSLNAPYLREEIAAAPCTTVVGGPHATACPMETAAYADYVVVGEGERTLPRLLHAIEAGEAGGRIPGVATREGGLCPPDHTVFLPAYPPFSQFKGYLEISRGCPFGCAYCQTPRIFGRRMRHRPIDEIARAATAFRDARFVTPNALAYGSDGVHPRLDKVEKLFQALHTNRIYFGTFPSEVRPEFVSEEALDLITTYCANRRLHFGAQSGSDRVLKALRRGHTVADVEQALDLCRDHGILPVVDFIVGLPCDEDEDEAATLSLVREVVRKGKAHVHRFIPLPGTPMAGMEPRPLLPETQRALGQLALAGRITGSWDDPERRFFRNHSDVLS, encoded by the coding sequence ATGCAGGTGAACTGGCGGGAGATCACCCACGCGAGGAACTCGTTCGCCGCCCTGTACGCCGCCTGCGAGAGCGAGGGGTTCGAGCTCGAACCGGTGAAGGCCCCGGTGGGCGATGTCACCTGTTACAGCCTCAACTCGCTCAACGCCCCCTATCTCAGGGAAGAGATCGCCGCGGCCCCCTGCACCACCGTCGTCGGCGGCCCGCATGCCACGGCCTGCCCGATGGAGACGGCGGCGTACGCCGACTATGTGGTGGTCGGCGAGGGGGAACGGACCCTCCCGCGTCTGCTGCACGCGATCGAGGCCGGGGAGGCAGGCGGCCGGATCCCGGGCGTGGCCACCCGCGAGGGAGGACTCTGCCCCCCCGACCATACGGTTTTTCTCCCGGCGTACCCGCCGTTCTCGCAGTTCAAAGGGTATCTCGAGATCTCGCGGGGGTGCCCCTTCGGGTGCGCCTACTGCCAGACGCCGAGGATCTTCGGCCGTCGGATGCGCCACCGGCCCATCGACGAGATCGCGCGCGCGGCCACGGCGTTCAGGGACGCCCGGTTCGTCACCCCCAACGCCCTGGCCTATGGTTCGGACGGTGTCCACCCGCGGCTCGATAAAGTGGAGAAACTCTTCCAGGCCCTTCACACGAACAGGATCTATTTCGGGACCTTCCCTTCGGAGGTGCGCCCGGAGTTCGTCTCAGAGGAGGCGCTCGACCTGATCACCACGTACTGTGCGAACCGGCGCCTTCACTTCGGGGCGCAGTCGGGCTCGGACCGGGTGCTCAAGGCGCTCAGGCGCGGCCACACCGTCGCCGACGTCGAGCAGGCCCTCGATCTCTGCCGGGACCACGGCATCCTCCCGGTGGTGGACTTCATCGTCGGCCTCCCCTGCGACGAGGACGAAGACGAAGCGGCGACGCTCTCGCTCGTCCGTGAGGTCGTCAGGAAAGGCAAGGCCCATGTCCACCGGTTCATCCCGCTTCCCGGGACGCCGATGGCCGGGATGGAGCCGCGGCCCCTCCTCCCGGAGACGCAGCGGGCCCTCGGCCAGCTCGCCCTGGCAGGCAGGATCACGGGATCCTGGGACGATCCTGAGAGAAGGTTTTTTAGGAACCATTCAGATGTTCTATCATGA
- a CDS encoding proteasome-activating nucleotidase, with the protein MGDSGCDPTDLQNNEDLCKCLLERISNLENRNLELRERMRQMESEKRYVETQKIRYEREMRKLRSEIEQLRSPPLVVGEIIDVIDNNRVIVRSSAGPRFLVRVSQFIEPKDLKAGSRCTLNQQSLALIEVLPQNYDPQVYGMELEERPDAVYSDIGGLENEIREVKEAVELPLTRPELFEKVGITPPKGVLLYGPPGTGKTLLARAVAHETNAYFLRVVGSELVQKYIGEGARLVRELFELAKDKAPTIIFIDEIDAVGAHRTESITSGDREVQRTLMQLLAGMDGFDARGDVKIIGATNRIDILDPALLRPGRFDRIIEIPLPDLEGRLSILKIHTKGMNLSSEIDLRAVARDTEGRNGADLHAICMEAGMFAIRDERTEITQEDFVRAMQKVSNGFVRPTLKNTFGEMFA; encoded by the coding sequence ATGGGGGACAGTGGCTGTGATCCAACCGATCTGCAGAATAACGAAGATCTCTGCAAGTGCCTGCTAGAGCGGATCTCCAATCTCGAGAACCGCAACCTGGAGCTCAGGGAGCGGATGCGTCAGATGGAGTCGGAGAAGCGCTATGTCGAGACGCAGAAGATCCGGTACGAGCGCGAGATGCGGAAGCTTCGGAGCGAGATCGAGCAGCTCAGGAGTCCCCCTCTTGTCGTCGGCGAGATCATCGATGTCATCGATAACAACCGGGTCATCGTCAGGAGCAGCGCAGGGCCCCGCTTCCTGGTCAGGGTCTCGCAGTTCATCGAGCCCAAGGACCTCAAGGCCGGGAGCCGGTGCACCCTGAACCAGCAGTCCCTGGCCCTGATCGAGGTGCTGCCGCAGAACTACGACCCGCAGGTCTACGGGATGGAACTGGAGGAGCGGCCCGACGCGGTCTATTCAGATATCGGCGGGCTCGAAAACGAGATTCGAGAGGTGAAGGAAGCGGTCGAACTCCCGCTCACCAGACCCGAGCTCTTCGAGAAGGTGGGGATCACCCCGCCCAAGGGCGTGCTCCTGTACGGCCCGCCGGGCACCGGCAAGACCCTGCTGGCGCGGGCGGTGGCGCACGAGACGAACGCCTACTTCCTCAGGGTGGTCGGCTCCGAACTGGTGCAGAAGTACATCGGCGAGGGGGCGCGGCTGGTCCGCGAGCTCTTCGAGCTGGCAAAGGACAAGGCGCCGACGATCATCTTCATCGACGAGATCGATGCGGTAGGCGCGCACCGGACCGAGTCGATCACCTCGGGCGACCGCGAGGTGCAGCGGACGCTGATGCAGCTCCTCGCCGGGATGGACGGATTCGACGCGCGCGGCGACGTGAAGATCATCGGGGCGACGAACAGGATCGACATCCTCGACCCGGCCCTGCTGCGGCCCGGGCGGTTCGACCGGATCATCGAGATCCCCCTCCCCGATCTGGAGGGTCGTCTCTCGATCCTGAAGATCCATACGAAGGGGATGAACCTGAGTTCGGAGATCGATCTCAGGGCGGTTGCACGGGATACCGAGGGGCGGAATGGCGCGGACCTCCACGCGATCTGCATGGAGGCCGGGATGTTCGCGATCCGGGACGAGCGCACCGAGATCACCCAGGAAGACTTTGTCCGGGCGATGCAGAAGGTCTCGAACGGGTTCGTGCGCCCGACGCTCAAGAACACCTTCGGCGAGATGTTCGCCTGA
- a CDS encoding DUF5804 family protein, protein MHLLLIPREGTDLFHTLFASETSREVLRFYRPQKSGCGVVIGVISLGAALSLASELRWYLRRYVALALLEVEAGRYCTLGYARAIDHREVDPDRPPENRLSVIVRDGRVRSAGAGDEGVVEVWALPGERIVS, encoded by the coding sequence ATGCATCTCCTCCTCATCCCGCGTGAGGGGACCGACCTCTTCCATACTCTTTTTGCTTCCGAGACCAGCAGAGAGGTGCTCAGGTTCTACCGCCCGCAGAAGAGCGGGTGCGGGGTGGTGATCGGCGTGATCTCTCTTGGCGCCGCCCTCTCGCTCGCCAGCGAACTCCGCTGGTACCTGCGGCGCTACGTCGCCCTTGCCCTCCTCGAGGTCGAGGCCGGGCGATACTGCACCCTGGGGTACGCGAGGGCCATCGACCACCGCGAGGTCGACCCCGACCGTCCGCCTGAAAACCGTCTCTCCGTCATCGTCAGGGATGGACGGGTCAGGTCGGCCGGGGCCGGCGACGAGGGCGTCGTCGAGGTCTGGGCATTGCCGGGCGAGAGGATCGTGAGTTAA
- a CDS encoding sulfatase-like hydrolase/transferase encodes MKQKNEIVHDAEYYILEARHGEVWAAEDDELDARLEALRKKYGTPPNIVHIMWDDTAFGEVGIPHLQKTRGFETPNINRLAAEGIFFCRMYTEPSCTPSRAAVMTGRHAVRSGMYNVAFPYEYGGLDAEEVTMGTVLSSVGYATAFYGKWHLGDTEESYATNHGFDEALFTPYNQVPSIYTPAAENMGAITGMFPEMFPADPYDLDRGWEPRGYVWALEGRKEGTVREWGHPPDHEDYLKIDPECERRTLAFIRTNAKGGKPFYVAYWPQLASFAGFKEKQTVSRALLQEGLVRLDRFIGELRDELETLGIAENTLVVLMADNGPMVHNGPPGMVETIYRGGKSDYWEGGVRVAAFAWWPGMIAPGQIVGDMIHETDLFTTFARLGGALDHVPTDRIIDGVDQTSLLLNGDTFSRRDYNFIYTGPVLAATVKGRFKRVWVGESPGLTGAAFYDLYNDPREVQPKMLPLFPTKGMFNIMKARHEIWKQKYPDRKPARDFPLKGIENARPETLAASQIRVDLEKIPFDPREFIRNLPDWENIDVGWGAGEK; translated from the coding sequence ATGAAACAGAAGAACGAAATTGTCCATGACGCCGAGTACTACATCCTTGAGGCACGTCATGGAGAAGTGTGGGCCGCCGAAGATGACGAACTCGACGCAAGGCTCGAAGCACTGCGGAAAAAGTACGGCACCCCGCCGAATATCGTCCACATCATGTGGGACGATACGGCCTTCGGCGAGGTCGGCATTCCCCATCTCCAGAAGACACGCGGGTTTGAAACGCCCAACATCAACAGACTTGCAGCCGAAGGCATCTTCTTCTGCAGGATGTACACCGAACCCTCCTGCACACCCAGCAGGGCCGCGGTCATGACCGGCCGCCATGCGGTACGCAGCGGGATGTACAATGTCGCATTTCCCTATGAATACGGGGGTCTGGACGCAGAAGAGGTGACCATGGGCACAGTGCTCTCCAGCGTCGGGTACGCCACGGCGTTCTACGGCAAATGGCATCTCGGCGATACCGAAGAGAGTTATGCGACCAACCATGGCTTCGACGAGGCGCTCTTCACACCCTACAACCAGGTGCCGAGCATCTACACCCCGGCGGCGGAGAACATGGGTGCGATCACCGGTATGTTCCCGGAAATGTTTCCCGCCGACCCGTACGACCTCGATCGCGGGTGGGAACCGCGCGGCTATGTATGGGCCCTTGAAGGCAGAAAAGAGGGCACAGTCCGTGAGTGGGGCCACCCGCCGGACCATGAGGACTACCTGAAGATCGATCCTGAATGTGAGAGAAGAACCCTGGCGTTCATCCGCACAAACGCCAAGGGCGGGAAGCCGTTTTATGTTGCGTACTGGCCGCAACTGGCATCGTTTGCCGGGTTCAAAGAGAAACAGACGGTTTCAAGGGCGCTCCTTCAGGAAGGGTTGGTCCGGCTTGATCGGTTTATCGGGGAGTTGAGGGACGAACTTGAAACTCTCGGCATTGCCGAGAACACGCTCGTGGTGCTCATGGCCGACAATGGTCCGATGGTCCACAACGGCCCGCCGGGGATGGTCGAGACCATCTATCGCGGCGGGAAGAGCGATTACTGGGAGGGCGGTGTGCGCGTGGCCGCGTTTGCCTGGTGGCCCGGCATGATAGCACCGGGCCAGATCGTCGGCGACATGATCCACGAGACCGATCTCTTCACCACCTTCGCCCGCCTGGGAGGGGCGCTCGACCACGTCCCCACCGACCGCATCATCGACGGGGTGGACCAGACCTCCCTGTTGCTGAACGGGGACACCTTCAGCAGACGCGACTACAATTTCATCTATACCGGGCCGGTTCTCGCCGCCACGGTAAAAGGCCGTTTCAAACGAGTCTGGGTTGGTGAATCGCCCGGACTCACGGGGGCGGCGTTTTATGATCTCTACAACGACCCGCGTGAGGTCCAGCCAAAGATGCTCCCGCTCTTCCCGACGAAGGGCATGTTCAACATCATGAAGGCACGCCACGAGATCTGGAAGCAGAAGTACCCTGACCGGAAACCTGCACGCGACTTCCCCCTGAAGGGGATCGAGAATGCCAGACCAGAGACTCTTGCCGCCTCGCAGATCAGGGTGGACCTGGAGAAGATACCATTCGACCCGCGTGAGTTCATCAGGAACCTCCCAGACTGGGAGAACATCGATGTGGGGTGGGGCGCGGGTGAGAAGTGA
- a CDS encoding proteasome-activating nucleotidase yields MEDSVVNVSSDNDLYKLQLQEMKAKILDLKMQNELLQKEVNQLRRENNQLKRVPLFVAAVVDKLGDGEVYLRQQGNNQEYITRVNPELYAELKTGMKVAVNNALSIVKTVGTVYDARVRVMELEAVPDITFEQIGGLKEEIEEVREAVEYPLTRPEVFEDVGVEPPKGILLYGPPGTGKTLIAKAVAHNAEAEFIRMSGSELVHKFIGEGAQLVRELFTFAREHAPSIVFIDEIDAVASMRTNDGTSGSAEVQRTLMQLLAEMDGFDNRGNVRIMAATNRVDMLDPAILRPGRFDRIIEIPVPDVDSRREIFKIHTARMNLSGVSLEGLLPLTEGMTGAEIQAICREAGMRAVRRNVRKVEHADFLEAIEKVGHAEKNAPDSRMYI; encoded by the coding sequence ATGGAAGACTCAGTGGTTAACGTCAGCAGTGACAATGACCTGTACAAACTTCAGCTCCAGGAGATGAAAGCAAAGATCCTGGATCTGAAGATGCAAAACGAGTTGCTCCAGAAAGAGGTCAACCAGCTGCGCCGGGAGAACAACCAGCTCAAGCGCGTGCCCCTTTTTGTTGCCGCAGTCGTCGACAAACTCGGCGACGGCGAGGTCTACCTCAGGCAGCAGGGCAACAACCAGGAATATATCACCAGGGTCAACCCCGAGCTCTATGCCGAGTTGAAGACCGGAATGAAAGTGGCGGTGAACAATGCCCTCTCCATCGTCAAGACGGTCGGTACTGTCTATGACGCACGCGTGCGGGTGATGGAACTCGAGGCCGTGCCTGACATCACCTTCGAGCAGATCGGAGGACTGAAAGAGGAGATCGAGGAGGTGCGTGAGGCGGTCGAGTACCCGCTCACCAGGCCGGAAGTCTTTGAAGACGTCGGCGTCGAACCCCCCAAGGGCATCCTCCTGTACGGCCCGCCGGGCACCGGGAAGACGCTCATCGCCAAGGCCGTGGCGCACAATGCCGAGGCCGAATTCATCAGGATGTCGGGCTCCGAACTGGTCCACAAGTTCATCGGCGAGGGCGCCCAACTCGTGCGGGAACTCTTCACCTTCGCCCGCGAGCACGCTCCCTCAATCGTCTTCATCGACGAGATCGATGCGGTGGCGAGCATGCGGACCAACGACGGGACGTCGGGCAGCGCCGAGGTCCAGCGGACCTTGATGCAACTCCTGGCCGAGATGGACGGCTTCGACAACCGCGGCAACGTGCGGATCATGGCGGCCACCAACCGCGTCGACATGCTCGACCCCGCCATCCTCAGGCCCGGGCGGTTCGACCGGATCATCGAGATCCCGGTGCCCGACGTCGACTCCCGCCGCGAGATCTTCAAGATCCACACGGCGAGGATGAACCTCTCTGGCGTCAGCCTCGAAGGTCTGCTCCCGCTGACCGAGGGGATGACCGGCGCCGAGATCCAGGCGATCTGCCGGGAGGCCGGGATGCGTGCCGTCCGCCGGAACGTCAGGAAGGTGGAGCATGCCGACTTCCTCGAGGCCATCGAGAAGGTCGGGCACGCCGAGAAGAACGCCCCCGACTCCAGGATGTACATCTGA
- a CDS encoding sulfatase-like hydrolase/transferase: protein MTKTDNVVHDAEYYILYDQHGEKWEVEDRELDARLEALRKKYGTPPNIVHIMWDDMPFGDAGIPAINKIRGFETPNCNRIAEEGILFTRFYTEPACTPSRAAVITGRHPVRHGMHTVAFPIENGGLRGDEVTTAEVLSSAGYATAFYGKWHLGDLEESYPHNHGFDEALFTPYNQVMSLWNPQGEGANAVLGLVEENLKKDPYQIDDNFLPDGWILTIEGRKGETAREWGDTGINDYKAIDPECEKRTLEFIRKNARARTPFYVAYWPLMIGLIADPKKETVARSLLSEGFRKVDAFLGTVMEELKNLGIAENTLLVAHADNGPMTHNPPPGMGMAETIFRGGKSDYWEGGIRVAAFAWWPGMIPAGEIVGDMIHEVDLYTTFARLGGAMEQIPGDRVVDGLDQTALLINGDTHGRRDYNFVYTGPVLAATIKGRWKRVWVGDHPGLAGAAFYDLYLDHREQFPVLIPLLHTDLAFKRMRVRHEIWKKKYPDRPEKRGVPFTGLENPRPETERLAKPLVRDRSRLPFDPLEFIDFEPPWDDFDRDMPGG, encoded by the coding sequence ATGACGAAGACCGATAATGTAGTCCATGACGCGGAGTACTACATTCTCTACGACCAGCACGGGGAAAAGTGGGAGGTAGAGGACAGAGAACTCGACGCCAGGCTCGAAGCACTGCGGAAAAAGTACGGCACCCCGCCGAATATCGTCCACATCATGTGGGACGATATGCCCTTCGGCGACGCGGGGATCCCGGCCATCAACAAGATCCGGGGTTTTGAGACGCCGAACTGCAACCGGATCGCCGAAGAAGGTATTCTGTTCACGCGTTTTTACACCGAACCGGCCTGCACGCCCAGCCGGGCGGCGGTGATCACGGGGCGCCATCCGGTGCGCCACGGCATGCACACCGTCGCGTTCCCCATCGAGAACGGGGGCCTGAGGGGGGACGAGGTCACCACGGCCGAGGTGCTTTCCAGCGCGGGGTACGCCACGGCGTTCTACGGCAAATGGCACCTCGGCGACCTTGAGGAGAGTTATCCCCACAACCACGGTTTTGACGAAGCGCTCTTCACGCCCTACAATCAGGTGATGAGCCTCTGGAACCCGCAGGGCGAGGGAGCGAACGCCGTCCTCGGCCTTGTCGAGGAGAATCTCAAAAAGGATCCCTACCAGATCGACGACAACTTCCTCCCCGACGGGTGGATCCTGACCATCGAGGGTAGAAAGGGCGAGACGGCGCGTGAATGGGGGGACACCGGCATCAATGACTACAAAGCGATCGACCCCGAGTGCGAGAAGCGCACCCTTGAGTTCATCAGGAAGAATGCAAGAGCCAGAACGCCCTTTTACGTGGCCTACTGGCCGCTGATGATAGGCCTCATCGCCGACCCGAAGAAGGAGACGGTTGCGAGAAGCCTCCTCTCCGAGGGATTCAGAAAGGTGGACGCGTTCCTCGGCACGGTGATGGAGGAATTGAAGAACCTGGGCATCGCCGAGAACACGTTGCTCGTCGCCCACGCCGACAACGGCCCCATGACCCACAACCCGCCGCCGGGAATGGGCATGGCAGAGACGATCTTTCGCGGCGGCAAGAGCGATTACTGGGAAGGGGGCATTCGAGTGGCGGCATTTGCCTGGTGGCCGGGTATGATCCCTGCAGGAGAGATCGTCGGCGACATGATCCACGAGGTCGACCTCTACACCACCTTTGCCAGACTCGGCGGCGCCATGGAGCAGATCCCCGGCGACCGCGTCGTCGACGGCCTTGACCAGACCGCCCTGCTCATCAACGGCGACACGCACGGGCGGCGCGACTACAACTTCGTCTACACCGGCCCCGTCCTCGCCGCCACCATCAAGGGACGGTGGAAACGCGTCTGGGTGGGCGACCACCCCGGACTGGCCGGCGCCGCCTTTTATGATCTCTACCTCGACCACCGCGAGCAGTTCCCGGTCCTCATCCCGCTGCTCCACACCGACCTCGCCTTCAAACGGATGCGGGTCCGCCACGAAATCTGGAAGAAGAAGTACCCGGACAGGCCCGAGAAGCGCGGGGTGCCGTTCACGGGGCTTGAAAATCCGAGGCCCGAGACTGAACGGCTTGCAAAACCGCTGGTGCGTGATCGCAGCAGACTGCCCTTCGACCCGCTGGAGTTCATCGATTTCGAACCGCCCTGGGACGACTTCGACCGGGATATGCCGGGAGGATGA
- the cyaB gene encoding class IV adenylate cyclase — MFEVEAKIPVSDLEEIRARLVRIGAATPTSSEQQDVYYNHPDRDFRETDEALRLRYEGERCTVTYKGPKCISESAKAREEFNVTVESGAVMEEVFVRLGFRKSAEVRKHREEFALGTAAVALDEVEGLGRFVEIEVMVHDLNAGAEDEIARIKGELGIEGDHVPQSYLELLTR, encoded by the coding sequence ATGTTTGAAGTCGAAGCAAAGATACCGGTTTCGGATCTCGAAGAAATACGGGCGCGGCTCGTCAGAATAGGCGCTGCAACGCCGACATCCAGCGAACAACAGGACGTCTACTACAACCACCCCGACCGGGACTTCAGGGAGACCGACGAAGCCCTCCGTCTCAGGTACGAGGGTGAGCGGTGTACGGTCACCTACAAAGGTCCCAAGTGCATCTCGGAGAGCGCCAAGGCGCGGGAAGAGTTCAATGTCACCGTCGAGTCGGGTGCGGTCATGGAAGAAGTCTTCGTCCGCCTGGGCTTCAGGAAGAGTGCCGAAGTCAGGAAACACCGGGAAGAGTTCGCCCTCGGCACGGCGGCCGTCGCCCTCGACGAGGTGGAGGGACTTGGCAGGTTCGTGGAGATCGAGGTGATGGTCCATGACCTGAACGCCGGGGCCGAAGACGAGATCGCCCGCATAAAAGGAGAACTGGGGATCGAGGGCGACCACGTCCCGCAGTCCTATCTCGAACTCCTCACACGGTGA